The genomic DNA CTATAACATTTCTTTCGCTTTTTGCCAATAATCCTCCATTTCAGTCAAAGATAGATCTGTAATTTTCTTACCTTCTTCCTTTGCCCCATTCTCTATACATTCAAATCGGCTAATAAATTTAGTATTGGTTCTTTCTAATGCAGTATCTGGATCAATATCTAGGAATCGAGCATAATTGATCAATGAAAAAAGCAAATCACCAAATTCCCCTTCTACTCTACTTTTATCGATTTTATCTACACTTAGTTCTTTCTTTAATTCTCCTAATTCTTCTTCAACTTTAGCCCATACATCTTCTTTTTTCTCCCAATCGAAACCAACACCTCTAGCCTTTTCTTGAATTCTATCCGCCTTTATCAAAGCTGGTAATGATTTTGGGACGCCACTTAATACCGTTTTTTTCTTCTCTCCTTCGGATTGTTTTATTTTCTCCCAATTTCGCTTTACGTCTTCTTCAGAATTAACTTTAACATCGCCATAAATATGAGGATGGCGTCGAATCAATTTTTCGCAAAGACTTGATATCACATCTTTAATATCAAACGCATTCGTTTCAGAAGCAATACGAGAATAAAAAACAATATGTAAGAGAACATCTCCTAATTCCTTCTTAATCTCCTCCATGTCCTTACTTAGAATCGCATCGGATAATTCATATGTTTCTTCAATGGTTAAATGGCGAATAGAATCTATCGTTTGCTTCATATCCCAAGGACATTGCTCTCGAAGCTCATCCATTATATTAAGCAACCGCTCAAATTCCTTTAATTTATTTTCCATAACCTTAAATTAGATCCACAAGTTAAGGATAAGATGTAATTCGTTTACTAATTTTAATGTTATGGGAACAATTCTTTTAGCAATTGCACTACTAGGTCTTGGTTTTGCAGGTATTGCGATTAAAATTCTTGTAAAGAAAGATGGGAAATTTGCTGGTACATGTAGCAGTAACAATCCAATGCTACAAACAGATGATGGCTCTTGTGGTATTTGTGGCGCTACTCGAGAAGAGAAGTGTCAGACGGGGGAGACTTCTTCCTGAAGTTATAGGTCTCATATCTTTCCCACTCCTTATCCTCATTTTCATAAATAAAATAAGCTTCAATATTTTTCATACTGTCTAGCAACATTTTAGAAGAATCTAATCCCAACACCATAAATAATGTAGCTAAACCATCTGCATCCATACAATTATCTGCAAGAACAGAAACACTCAATAAAGAATGAGCTACTGGTTTTCCTATCCTTGGATCAATAGTATGGGAATATTTTATTCCATCAATGATTTTATACTTTCTATAACTACCAGAAGTTGCTAATGCCATATTATTAACGTCAACTGCTACCTCATACCTATTCTCGAATACCTCTTCAACAGGACTCTCAACACCAACCACCCATATATTACCTTTATCATTTAATCCCTTAGCCTTTATCTCGCCCCCTACATTAATTAAATAATGATCTACATGCAGAGATTCAAAATAACTACCGATTACGTCGACAGTATACCCTTGAGCAATTGAATTAAAATCCAACTTCAATTCAGGAAAATCTTTAACTATTTCACCGTCAACAACTCTAACTTTATCCATACCAACATACCTCTTCAAATCTAAGAATGAAATAGAATCAAATGTATCTCTAGCGTGCGGTCCAAATCCCCAATAATTCACTAATGGAGCAACTGAGATATCAAAGGCTCCTTTAGACAAAAGACTTATTTCCGCAGCTCTTCTAAAAACAGATTTAAAATGAATATCGAGAAGAATGTCTTCGTTCCTATTTACTTTAGACACTAACGAAGAATCCAGATAACTGGACATAGACATATCTATTACGTGTAGGATTGAGTCTATTCCATGCTGATAGTCATAATTACCTTTATACTTTATTTTATAGAAAGTACCTTGAGCGCTTCCCGACAGAACCAAAAAGCTAGAATCAGCCATTTGTTTATTTGAAGTACCGCAACCAAAAAGCAGAGAATAACCAAATATTAATACAAATAACTTCAAGAAAATATTACGAATTGATAGACAGATTATATTATCCACCGAAATCATCGAATGACACGTTTTCTTCTGGAACGCCCCAGTCATCACACATTTTAAGAACTGCTTGATTCATCATTGGAGGCCCACAGAAATAAAACTCAATATCCTCTGGTGCATCATGGAGTTCCAATTGATACTTGATAACCGCTAGGTGAACAAAACCTAAGAAACCATCTCCTTTAGTGTCATCCATGTCCTTTTTCTCTACCCAGTTATCTTCTTCCATTGGCTCAGATAAAACTAAATAATATCTGAAATTCGGAAATTCTTTCGCTAACTCTTCAAAATGATCAACATAGAACAACTCACGTTTCGATCTACCACCGTACCAATATGTTACTTTCCTACCTGTCTTAAGAGTCTTAAATAATTCATAAAGATGTGATCTCATTGGAGCCATACCAGCACCACCACCGATATATATCATTTCAGAATCCGTTTCATGGATAAAGAATTCACCATATGGTCCTGATATAGTAACCTTATCACCTGGCTTTCTACCAAAAATATATGAAGAAGCAATTCCAGGATTTACTTCAGCCCAACCACCAATATTAGGGTCAAACGGCGGACAAGCCACACGAACATTCAACATAATTTTTCTTCCTTCAGCTGGGTAACTAGCCATTGAGTAAGCTCTAACAATTTCTTCATCGTCATTATTCATTGTAAGAGGCCATAATTTAAACTTATCCCACTCATACTGAAACTTATCCGGCTCACCAGGATGTTCTTTAGGATGTGCTTCAATATCCATATCAGCAAACTTAACCTCGCCTGCAGGAATTTTTATTTGAATATAACCACCAGCTTTATAATCCATATCTTCCGGGATTTCAACTACAAATTCTTTAATAAAAGAAGCAACATTATAATTAGACACAACTGTAGCTTCCCACTCTTTGATTCCCAAAACTTCCTCAGGAACCTGAATCTCCATATCTTCCTTAATCTTAACTTGACAACCCAATCTCCAGTTATCAGCAATTTCTTTCCTCGTAAAATGAGGCTTTTCAGTCGGTAAAATATCACCACCACCACTAATAACTTGACAACGACACTGAACGCAAGTACCACCACCACCACAAGCAGAAGGCAAAAAGATACCTTGACTTCCTAATGTAGATAAAATAGTTCCTCCGCCTTCAACTTCCATGGTTCTTTCACCATTATTGATGCTCAAATTGATCGCACCACTCGGTGACAACTTTGCTTTTGCAAATAAGATAATACTAACCAACAACAACGTAAAGAATAGGAAAGCTCCTACTGCCGCTAATACTGTTGGTCCCATTGCTAGATAAATCATAACCTCTTTCTTATCCTAATTCTATGCCCATGAAGCTCATGAACGCCATTCCCATTAGTCCAGTGATAATAAACGTAATTCCTAATCCTCTTAGCGGAGCAGGTACGTTTGAATATCTAATTTTTTCTCTAATTGCTGCAATAGCAACAATTGCCAATAACCAACCAACTCCAGAACCAAATCCAAACATAGTTGCCTCACCTATCGTAGAATATTCTCGATCTTGCATAAAAAGTGCACCACCTAATATTGAGCAGTTTACCGCAATTAATGGTAAGAAAATCCCAAGAGCACCATATAATGCCGGGGCAAATTTCTCAACTAACATTTCAACTAACTGTACAATAGAAGCAATGATCGCTATGAACATAATAAAACTTAAGAAACTTAAATCGACCTCTGGCATCCCAGCCCAAGCCAATGCACCTTCTGCCAAAACATAATTCTCTAATAGGTAATTTACAGGTATTGTAACACACAATACAAATATTACAGCAAAGCCCAATCCTACCGCTGTATTAACTGTTTTTGAAACAGCCAAATACGAACACATACCTAAAAAATAGGCAAAGATCATATTCTCAATGAATACGCCTTTTATAAATATGTTTACTAAATCTTGCATAGTTTACTTATTAATGCGTTTCAATCAATTTGGTATTCCTAGAACGTTGAGCCCAGATAATCAATCCTACCACGATCAAAGCCATTGGAGGTAAAATCATTAATCCATTTGGCTCGTAACCAAATCTTAACAACACGTCTACTCCGAATAGTTTTCCTGAACCAAATAGCTCTCTAAAGAAAGCAACCAATACTAATATTGCACCATACGCAGCACCATTTCCGATACCATCTAAAAATGCTGGCCATGGCTTATTCGCAAGAGCAAATGCCTCCAATCTCCCCATAATTATACAGTTCGTAATAATTAAGCCTACAAATACACTTAATTGCTTACTCACATCGTATACAAATGCCTTTAAAACTTGGTCTACCAAGATTACCAAAAATGCGACAACAACTAATTGAACGATAATTCGAATTCTATCTGGAACAATATTTCTAATTAACGATATAAGCAAATTTGAAAATGCACAAACAAATACTACAGAAATACTCATTACCACGGATGGTTCCAGTTTAACTGTAATAGCTAAAGCTGAACAAATCCCTAGTACCTGAACAGTAACTGGATTATTATCATCCATTGGATCAGATAATAATCTTTTATTCTTTTTAGAAAATAAAGGTTCTGACTTTTCTTTAACTGCCGGTGCCTTTACTTCTTCTGCTGCTACTTCGCTCATTGTACTTCTTTTACAATTTTTTGAAATATGGAAGGTAGTTTTTAAATGCCGTCCCAATCATGTTAGATACTCCAACACTCGTAATCGTTGCTCCTGAAAGTGCATCAACTTGATGAGCGCCAGTAGCATTACCTTTTACAACTTTAATTGGAGTATACTCCCCTCCTTCTGTTATCGTTTTGCCTATAAAGCTATCTTGAAAAGCATCAGTTGTGATTTCTGCTCCTAGCCCTGGTGTTTCAGTCTTGTGATCGAATGTTGCTCCATATACAGTATTAAGATCATCTTCTAAAGCCAAATAACCCCAAACCGGACCCCATAGCCCTTTACCCCTTACCTCTACGATATAAAAAGTCTTGCCATCAAGTTTACATATATATAATGGAAATTGCTGATCTGCTTCGTCCTTCTTAAGCTCTGCCTTTAATTTTACATTAAATGCATCCTTTCCTATCTCCTCACCTTTGTTGTTTACAACAATCTCAGTAATGTATTCCTCATACAATCCTTGCGCATCATCTCTCGAGGTTTCAACTTTAACCGCTTTAAGAATATTTTGCATTTTTTCTTTACGTACATTCTCTTTCTGAAAAGGCTTCAACCCTTCTGCAGTGATCGCAAGTACTGTCCCCACAATAACAACCATTACTGTAGCAAAAATGAAAGTGGATTTGTTACTATTCTTGTCCATACTTTTTAAGCGTTAGCTCTTTTCAATCTTTTCTGAATATTTGCATTCAATACATAATGGTCAATTACTGGAGCCATTACATTCATAAATAGAATTGCTAGCATCATACCTTCTGGATATGCAGGGTTAAACACTCTAAACATGATTGCAAAAAACCCGATAAAAAATCCATAAATATACTTTCCTGTATTGGTTTGAGTAGCCGTTACAGGATCTGTTGCCATAAATACAGCACCAAAAGCAAAACCTCCAATCATTAACTGTGTCAATGGTGCTACCTCCATAAATGGAGTTGCTCCCCACATGTTAAATATTAATGCCATAATATAACCACCAATACCCACAGATAGCATTGTTCTCCAACTTGCTATTCCGGTTATTAGAAGTATAGCAGCTCCTATTAAACATGCTAATGTTGATGTCTCCCCAATTGATCCCGGTAAATAACCATAAAATAAATCCATCGTCGATAGTTCTCCACCACTTGCTCCAATGAAATTTTCACCTTTTGTAATCGCCTGAGATAAAACTGTTTCACCAGTATAACCATCAACTAATCTTTGCCCTTGATCTAAAGTTGTGTCAACCCAAACCTTATCTCCAGACATATCTGAAGGATAAGCAAAGAATAGAAACGCTCTCGCAGTAATTGCTGGATTTACGATATTCATTCCTGTACCGCCAAAAACTTCTTTTCCGATAATCACGGCAAACGCAGTTGCCACACCAACCATCCAAAGAGGAATACCTACTGGTAAGATTAATGGGATTAACATACCTGAAACTAAAAACCCTTCATTTAATGCATGACCTCTAATAATCGCCGCAGCAAATTCAATTCCAAGTCCTACACCATAAGAAACACCGACAATTGGCAAAACAAGTATAGCTCCGTACAACATTTTCTCTTGCATGCCATCGCCTAAAGCAATAAACTCACCAAGAGCAATGTAGTGCTGATGTCCGGCATTCCAAATCCCAAAAAGCAAACAAGGGATCATCGCCAAAACCACAGTAATCATAGTTCTTTTCAAATCAATACCATCTCTAATATGAGATCCATACTTAGTTGTGTGCCCTGGCACAAACATGAATGTTTCAAGCGCATCGTAAGCAGGAAAAAACTTTTCCAACTTCCCACCTTTCTCAAAGTTGGGCTTTACTTTAGCTAATATGTCCAATAATGCTTTCATTATCCTTCTCTAACCATTTCAATTCCTTCCCTTACAATTTTCTGAACATCAATCTTAGATGTACAAACAAACTCGCAAAGTGCAAAGTCCTCTGGAGACACTTCATATATACCAAGGTTTTCCATCAATTCAATATCTCCAACCATTATAGCCTTAACTAGTTGATTCGGATATATATCCATAGGGAAAACTTTTTCATACTGACCAGTCATAACATATGCCCGTTCTTCTCCTCTTAAGTTCGTAGTTAGTTTATACTTTTTAGATGGCATTAACCATGACAAGAAAGTTCTAGAAACACTCATTTTATCCAAGCCAAGAGACATCCATCCCATGAATTCAGGTTCATTCCCTTCTGGGATAACAGAAATTTGAGTATCATAAAACCCTAAGTAACCTTCATTCGTGATTTTAGATCCAGATAATACGTTTCCACTAATATATCGCTGATCGCCTTCCTCTATGTTGTTTTGAACTAACTTTTTAATATTAGCACCCACATAAGACCTCATATACTTTGCACTTTTTACTGAAGATCCAGTAATTGCAACAATTCTTGACGAATCAAATTTCCCTTCACCAAACAGTCTGCCTATTGTCAAGACATCTTGAGGAGCAACATACCAAACAATATCTCCCTTATTAATTGGATCTATGTGATGAATCTGAACACCTACATTACCTGCTGGATGCGGTCCTGTTACATTATTTACTTGCACCAATTTAGACTCAGAGAAAACCTTTGACACTTTAACATCTGGGTTAATATTCAAATTCACCTTACCCTCTGTTAACTTAGCAAGGGCATCAAGTCCTTTTTGAAATAATACACCTTCCCCATGTAAAACAAAATCATTATCTGGCGCTAATGGGTTTGTATCAAAACAGGAGATAAAAATCGATTTTGGTTTATCTGCCGGATTAGCCACAGTACTAAATGGCCTTTGCCTAATAAAAGGCCAAACTCCAGACTTAAGTAAATTAGAAATTATATCCTCTCTACTCATCGAAGTAGGATCCCCTTTTACAAACTCCTCGAATTGAATCTCCCTATCCGCGATAATGCGAATTTCCTCTATTCTTCTTTTAGAGCCTCTTACAATTTCTGCAATCTCGCCACTAACTGGAGCCGTAAACGAGATTTGATCATTATTTTTATCGTAAAACAATTGGCTTCCTGCTTTCACTTTACCACCAACTTTCACAGCTAACTTAGGTGTTAACCCTTCGAAATCCAGCGGATTAATAGCTACTGAATCAGGCATCTCGACAGAGACAAGGACCTTTTCAGCCTCGCCTTCTAACTTAATATCTACCCCTTTTAAAATCTTTATATTTACCATCGATAGTTTTTACCCTATTCTTAAATACTAACCCAAATGTATAAATTTGTTTAATTTTAGAATGAGAAAACGTTGATTTTTTAATGTCGTTACATCAAATTTATTGTTAACGATACTTCAATCATCTCTTTTTTAACTTGACACAATGGTCTTTACAGCTATTTAACTCCAAATTCCGAAGAAAAAAAATTGAATAATAATTCACTAAATAAAACAGTAGCGGCTGTTTTCTCCTTAATATTCCTAATAAGTGCTTGCGATAGCACTAAAAAAGCAACGTCAATTGCCAATAATTCATTGAGCAACTCCGATTCTTCTGAATTTGTAGTAACAGAAGATGATTACTATAGCGAAGACGTAATTTATTTTGAAAACAAAAAATATCGCGACAGTATTCATTCTATTCAACTTTCTCCTTCACAAAACCATTTAGGATTCCCTATAATTGAGTTAAACTCAAATAACACGTTAAAACTTTCATTTGATTTTCTGTCGAATGAGCCCAAAACATACAATTACAGCTTAGTTCATTGTGATTCCAAATGGAACCCTTCTCCTATTAGTCCTTTAGAATATATTGATGGATTTGAAAATGGAGACATTACAGAGTATGAATTTTCGTTTAACACAATCCAACAATATTTACATTATTCTCTCTCTTTCCCTACTAAAGAGATGAAAATAACACGATCTGGAAACTACATCATTAAAATTTTCGAAGATTATGATCCTTCTAAAATTATGTTTACACAACGTTTTCTTGTCCTTGAAGACAAATTAAATATCACCCCCAGACTTAAACGGCCAGCACAAATTTCACAACGAGAGTATAAACAAGAGATAGATTTTAAAATAAATCGAGGTGGGTATCAAATAGACGACCCATTCGAAGACTTGAAAATTGTAATTCTTCAAAACGAACGTTGGGATAATCGAAAAGAAGGGATTAACCCAACTTTCGTAAACGACAATGAGCTTATTTACGATTATGATGATGAAAATGTCTTTAAAGGAGGCAATGAATTCCGCTTTTTTGATATCAAAAGTTTCCGTTATAAAACCCAGTATGTTGCAGAAAATTACTTCGACACTATTAATCATGTAATTCTTAAAACTGATTCTAAAAAAACCTTTAGTATGTATTCAAATTTTCCGGATATAAATGGGAAATATGTAATTCGCGTTCAAGAAGGAACCGATAATGACATTCACCCAGACTATGCCTGGGTCAACTTTAATTTAGAATTTGAAGAACCGGCTAATGACGGAAACCTATACATATTTGGACAATTATCGAATTGGGGGTTCCCTGAAACACATCGTCTAGAATATAATATGTCCACTAAGTCTTATCAAAAATCAATTTTCCTTAAACAAGGCTATTACAATTACTGTTATATGTTTGTTAAAGACGATGAACAATCTGGTGACATGAGTTTTATAGAAGGTACTCACTTTGTTACCAACAACGAGTATATAATCCTGGTATACCACAAAGGAATCAGTAATGATTACGAGAAGCTTATTGGGTTTTCAAAATTCAAATCCTCCTCCTTTTAATTCCCATCCCTGCCTGTATTACCCATTTCCATAACATAAGTAAAAACACTGAAAAAGCATAGTTGATGTTTGAAACTATTTTCAACAAACTATGTTGAACTACAATAAAACACTACTATTGCTATACAACAACATGAAATGACAGCATTACTAACGGAAGGTGTTAAGGTAAGCGTTCAAACAAAGTTTGACGATAGAAATTCTTATCCGGATAAGGCATATTTCATATTCCACTACGAAATTACAATTGAGAACAAAAATGACTTCCCCGTTCAACTACTTAGAAGACACTGGTTTATCCAAGACTCAAGCAGAGAACATCGCGAAGTAGAGGGAAAAGGAGTTGTTGGTCAACAACCGATTCTAAAACCTGGCGAGGCATACGTTTACCAGTCATCTTGCAACCTAATAACAGATATTGGCAATATGGAAGGTAAATACATAATGCAACGTATTGATAACAAATCAAACTTTGAAGTTAGTATTCCAAAATTCGAACTTATCGTTCCTCAAAAATTGAATTAATACCATATGAGAAAAGGATTTTTTAAAACAAAACCCGCCTTTAATGAACCAATATATCAATATTCCATAAACTCCGAAGAACGTAAAGATCTGAAGGACAAAATAGCAGAGTTAAGAGAGCAGATTATAGATGCTCCAATGCTAATAAATGGCGATAATGTATTTACCGAAGACAAAATAGCCATGGTAGCCCCACATGACCACAAGCATATTCTCGGCTATTACAACAAGGGTTCTAACAAGCATGTGCAAGAGGCTATTGAATCTGCTCTCAATTCAAAAACAAAATGGTCTAACTATACTTGGGAAAAAAGAGCCTCCATCTTTTTAAAGGCAGCGGATCTTGTATCAGGTAAGTATCGAATGGAAATCAACGCTGCAACGATGCTAGGTCAATCTAAAAATGCATACCAAGCAGAAATAGATGCAGCCTGTGAATTTGCCGATTTCCTGCGTTACAACGTGCAATTCATGCAAGACATATACACTATTCAACCTGAGTCGCCGAAAGGCACTTGGAACCAATTAGAATATCGCCCATTAGAAGGATTTGTTTTTGCTCTTACCCCTTTCAACTTTACTGCAATAGCAGGAAACTTACCATCCAGTGCCGCCTTAATGGGTAATACAGTTGTTTGGAAACCTTCGCATCATCAAATTTATTCTTGCCAGGTAATTATTAAAATATTTAAAGAAGCTGGTTTGCCCGATGGGGTCATTAATCTTATATACGTTGATGGAGAGATTGCCGGGAAGGAAATTCTTAGCCACAAAGATTTTGCAGGAATCCACTTCACAGGCTCTACAGCAGTTTTTAAGGAAATCTGGAAAACAATTGGCAAAAATATTTCCACTTACAAATCATACCCTCGTATCGTTGGAGAAACAGGTGGTAAAGATTTTATATTGGTTCATAATTCGGCAGAAGTAGATATAATCGTTACAGCACTGGTAAGAGGTGCATTCGAATATCAAGGACAAAAATGTTCTGCGGCATCGAGAGCATATATTCCCCAAAGCATTTGGCCTCAGGTTAAAGGAAAACTAATTACTACTGTTGAATCCCTTAAAATTGGACCCACTGAAGATTTTTCAAACTTTATTAATGCCGTAATAAGCGAGAAATCTTTTGATAATCTAGTTGAGTTTATCGAAGCAGCAAAGGCAGATTCGAATGCAGAAATTATCGTAGGTGGAAGCTATAATAAATCGCATGGCTATTTCATACACCCCACGGTAATCAAAGCATATGACCCTTATTATATTACAATGACGAAAGAGTTATTTGGACCTATTCTTACGCTTTATGTTTATCAGGATGATGAGTTTGATGCAACCCTAACCCTGATCAATTCATCTAGTGAATATGCACTTACAGGGTCCATTATATCTCAAGACAGAGATATTATCAATCAAGCATCTAGTGCTCTTTCAAATGCGGCTGGAAACTTCTACATCAACGATAAACCAACTGGAGCTGTTGTCGGACAACAACCGTTTGGTGGAGCAAGAGCCTCCGGAACCAACGACAAAGCAGGATCCATGTTCAACTTACTACGATGGGTTTCTCCGAGAACAATTAAAGAAACTCTCGTTCCTTCAACAAATTACCGATACCCCTTCCATGAGGCAGAATAGGCTTATCCATGCCGAACTGTTCATAACTTGAAACGTTATACTATTAAATCCTATTAATTGAACCTAATTTTGAACAAACGGATAAGCGCAATGAAATATTTAAGATACATAAGTAACAGATACGCGCTTACAACTATTATTTTCTTAGTCTGGATGGCATTTTTAGATGCCAATAATCTTTTTTCTCAACGGAAATTAAGAGTTAATCTTTACGAAAAAGCCGATCAAAAAGAACGTCTTAAAATACAGATTGAAAAAATCAACATTGACATGCATGATTTAACAACTAATCCAAAATCTTTGGAAAAATTTGCCCGAGAAAAGTATCTAATGAAGAAAGAAAATGAAATTATCTTTGTGATAATGGAAAAAGAAAAGGAAGAAATCCTATCCCTTACAAGGGCATCCTTATCCCCTCTTTAGAATCACTGAAAGTGAAACGATATTATCGTCATTTGCGAATTTAATCGTTCTATTGGTGTTGAATAAAGCGTATTATCTTGAACCAACACATTTCTTAATCCATAAGACTTTTTAAGTTCCACACTTAATTTAAAATACTGTAAGTAAAAATCGATCCCTACCCCTATTTCCCAATAAATATCGTCCTGCTTCAGTTTCACAATCTTTTCCGAATCAGAAAAATTTTCATTGTCTATTTTAATTTGAGAAGCTAAGTCCAAAGTATATTTACCCCCTCCAATCATATACATTCTCATGTTATTTAATCGGTTCGACTTATACTTCAACAAAACAGGGAATTCTAAAAATGTCGATTCAATCCTTCTGTCTACTTGTTCTATAGAACTTCCCGTGACCCCACTTCTAACCTTATACTCTAATACCCGCTCAGAAAATGAGATGGCAGGCATAAAACGAAGATCATACCAATCATTTATCCTCATATTAGATAATATCCCTAATAAAAAACCTGCCTGCTTTAAAACTTCAACTGAAGCAATATCTGGATACAAATTGATATCCGAATTTTTCTTCACACGAAAACTTGTAGTATTAGCAGCTAAAGTGAATCCAAACTTAAAGACCCTATCTACATCATGCTTAGGAAGGTTCTCAACTTTCTGCTTCTGGGCGTAGCTAGACAACGAATAGCTAGTTATCAGTATAAGAATCCAAATTCGCTTCATCTTTCAGCTCTTAGTTTCATCCTAAACTCTTTAATCGAAGTATTATTTTTTTCCGGTATAAATTGAGGCAATACCAAATAACAATGGCCTACACGTTGTCTCAACAAATCCTTGCTCCATCATTAATTCTAGGAAATCGTCCCCATCAGGAAATGCTTCTACAGATTCAGGTAGATACGTGTATGCGGAATTGTCATCAGAAAAAACCTTTCCAAT from Flavobacteriales bacterium includes the following:
- the mazG gene encoding nucleoside triphosphate pyrophosphohydrolase encodes the protein MENKLKEFERLLNIMDELREQCPWDMKQTIDSIRHLTIEETYELSDAILSKDMEEIKKELGDVLLHIVFYSRIASETNAFDIKDVISSLCEKLIRRHPHIYGDVKVNSEEDVKRNWEKIKQSEGEKKKTVLSGVPKSLPALIKADRIQEKARGVGFDWEKKEDVWAKVEEELGELKKELSVDKIDKSRVEGEFGDLLFSLINYARFLDIDPDTALERTNTKFISRFECIENGAKEEGKKITDLSLTEMEDYWQKAKEML
- a CDS encoding membrane or secreted protein, which codes for MGTILLAIALLGLGFAGIAIKILVKKDGKFAGTCSSNNPMLQTDDGSCGICGATREEKCQTGETSS
- a CDS encoding FAD:protein FMN transferase produces the protein MADSSFLVLSGSAQGTFYKIKYKGNYDYQHGIDSILHVIDMSMSSYLDSSLVSKVNRNEDILLDIHFKSVFRRAAEISLLSKGAFDISVAPLVNYWGFGPHARDTFDSISFLDLKRYVGMDKVRVVDGEIVKDFPELKLDFNSIAQGYTVDVIGSYFESLHVDHYLINVGGEIKAKGLNDKGNIWVVGVESPVEEVFENRYEVAVDVNNMALATSGSYRKYKIIDGIKYSHTIDPRIGKPVAHSLLSVSVLADNCMDADGLATLFMVLGLDSSKMLLDSMKNIEAYFIYENEDKEWERYETYNFRKKSPPSDTSLLE
- a CDS encoding NADH:ubiquinone reductase (Na(+)-transporting) subunit F, whose product is MIYLAMGPTVLAAVGAFLFFTLLLVSIILFAKAKLSPSGAINLSINNGERTMEVEGGGTILSTLGSQGIFLPSACGGGGTCVQCRCQVISGGGDILPTEKPHFTRKEIADNWRLGCQVKIKEDMEIQVPEEVLGIKEWEATVVSNYNVASFIKEFVVEIPEDMDYKAGGYIQIKIPAGEVKFADMDIEAHPKEHPGEPDKFQYEWDKFKLWPLTMNNDDEEIVRAYSMASYPAEGRKIMLNVRVACPPFDPNIGGWAEVNPGIASSYIFGRKPGDKVTISGPYGEFFIHETDSEMIYIGGGAGMAPMRSHLYELFKTLKTGRKVTYWYGGRSKRELFYVDHFEELAKEFPNFRYYLVLSEPMEEDNWVEKKDMDDTKGDGFLGFVHLAVIKYQLELHDAPEDIEFYFCGPPMMNQAVLKMCDDWGVPEENVSFDDFGG
- the nqrE gene encoding NADH:ubiquinone reductase (Na(+)-transporting) subunit E, which codes for MQDLVNIFIKGVFIENMIFAYFLGMCSYLAVSKTVNTAVGLGFAVIFVLCVTIPVNYLLENYVLAEGALAWAGMPEVDLSFLSFIMFIAIIASIVQLVEMLVEKFAPALYGALGIFLPLIAVNCSILGGALFMQDREYSTIGEATMFGFGSGVGWLLAIVAIAAIREKIRYSNVPAPLRGLGITFIITGLMGMAFMSFMGIELG
- a CDS encoding NADH:ubiquinone reductase (Na(+)-transporting) subunit D; translated protein: MSEVAAEEVKAPAVKEKSEPLFSKKNKRLLSDPMDDNNPVTVQVLGICSALAITVKLEPSVVMSISVVFVCAFSNLLISLIRNIVPDRIRIIVQLVVVAFLVILVDQVLKAFVYDVSKQLSVFVGLIITNCIIMGRLEAFALANKPWPAFLDGIGNGAAYGAILVLVAFFRELFGSGKLFGVDVLLRFGYEPNGLMILPPMALIVVGLIIWAQRSRNTKLIETH
- the nqrC gene encoding NADH:ubiquinone reductase (Na(+)-transporting) subunit C, translated to MDKNSNKSTFIFATVMVVIVGTVLAITAEGLKPFQKENVRKEKMQNILKAVKVETSRDDAQGLYEEYITEIVVNNKGEEIGKDAFNVKLKAELKKDEADQQFPLYICKLDGKTFYIVEVRGKGLWGPVWGYLALEDDLNTVYGATFDHKTETPGLGAEITTDAFQDSFIGKTITEGGEYTPIKVVKGNATGAHQVDALSGATITSVGVSNMIGTAFKNYLPYFKKL
- a CDS encoding NADH:ubiquinone reductase (Na(+)-transporting) subunit B — protein: MKALLDILAKVKPNFEKGGKLEKFFPAYDALETFMFVPGHTTKYGSHIRDGIDLKRTMITVVLAMIPCLLFGIWNAGHQHYIALGEFIALGDGMQEKMLYGAILVLPIVGVSYGVGLGIEFAAAIIRGHALNEGFLVSGMLIPLILPVGIPLWMVGVATAFAVIIGKEVFGGTGMNIVNPAITARAFLFFAYPSDMSGDKVWVDTTLDQGQRLVDGYTGETVLSQAITKGENFIGASGGELSTMDLFYGYLPGSIGETSTLACLIGAAILLITGIASWRTMLSVGIGGYIMALIFNMWGATPFMEVAPLTQLMIGGFAFGAVFMATDPVTATQTNTGKYIYGFFIGFFAIMFRVFNPAYPEGMMLAILFMNVMAPVIDHYVLNANIQKRLKRANA